A window from Pseudomonas moraviensis encodes these proteins:
- a CDS encoding RidA family protein → MAASQPHGKNTAYWGVSWEEGYGYPQARKVGNEIYISGQFNHDEEGNLVAPAPLNSEGKPSDFSSIGEQMRASYDNIAKLLALYGATLNDVVEETLYVLDMDAAFAVVGDVRKAAYRTERPQCASNIIGVSRLAQRSQLIEIVCKAVIGSSAH, encoded by the coding sequence ATGGCTGCTTCACAACCGCACGGCAAAAACACCGCTTACTGGGGAGTCTCATGGGAGGAGGGCTACGGCTATCCCCAGGCCAGAAAAGTTGGAAACGAGATCTATATCTCGGGTCAGTTCAACCACGATGAGGAGGGCAACCTGGTTGCTCCCGCGCCTTTGAATAGCGAGGGCAAGCCCAGCGATTTCTCGTCGATAGGAGAGCAGATGCGCGCCTCTTACGACAACATCGCCAAGTTGCTCGCGCTCTATGGAGCAACCCTTAATGATGTCGTCGAAGAAACGCTATACGTATTGGATATGGACGCGGCCTTCGCCGTGGTAGGTGATGTGCGCAAAGCCGCATATCGCACTGAGCGGCCCCAGTGCGCGAGCAATATCATCGGTGTATCCAGGTTGGCTCAACGTTCACAGCTGATTGAAATTGTCTGCAAGGCTGTCATCGGATCTAGCGCCCACTAA
- a CDS encoding AraC family transcriptional regulator yields the protein MKKETCASSLKDVTKQTGQLKPWQIQRAEQLMLDNLDADISVAAIAQACALSRSHFTRQFKKSTLVSPKEWMRAQRILRGKQLLQTSRLLLAEIALECGFFDQSHFCRIFVQTEGVTPRAWKQNNQSPVR from the coding sequence ATGAAAAAGGAAACATGCGCGTCCTCACTTAAGGATGTGACTAAACAGACCGGGCAATTGAAACCTTGGCAGATTCAACGCGCGGAGCAGCTGATGCTCGATAACCTGGACGCAGATATTTCAGTGGCAGCTATCGCACAGGCCTGTGCGCTATCGCGCAGCCATTTCACCCGTCAGTTCAAAAAGAGCACTCTCGTCTCACCCAAAGAATGGATGCGAGCGCAGCGGATTTTGCGGGGCAAGCAGTTGCTTCAGACGTCTAGATTGTTGCTTGCGGAGATTGCACTGGAGTGTGGTTTCTTTGATCAATCTCACTTCTGTCGAATATTCGTGCAAACCGAAGGTGTGACTCCCAGAGCTTGGAAACAGAACAATCAATCGCCTGTGCGGTGA